In Alosa alosa isolate M-15738 ecotype Scorff River chromosome 19, AALO_Geno_1.1, whole genome shotgun sequence, a genomic segment contains:
- the kiz gene encoding centrosomal protein kizuna has protein sequence MLRGTMAFCNNEYFEKIGHIQENMHDMEKRRLELERDLFSYCRSDQRVAQLKHAKLRRYLKEISVKEEQAKARNRELLKSVDSVASQVDRLWPNRSSLHHMKIECWNRISKLRENQEKQRAILKKKSKDLPPSSAKTLPQHQPSVIFMDRPTIGDPCVDRDTSVLSPWLSHSPPNHHRQPLLPSGLLKDACVSKASAGTDLSDGILDFLQLPDGAAPSERHERRTPGVPSDCGSPVRAAEAPAESSPQVTLRGPKSISPGPAPQRLKRSSLPPSSSHQNSSHDAPVDPISLQRDCGDGPLSSLHKLGENLEIAQGREVESSPAPPSPSLSSSSVDISAESSVKIDSDVSISISDCDLQRSVKTRVSSLRHSEKTKDLPKDKTPPKVPQTTVQDGSDCSSHSSATDRLSLDGLSYLLDHIERCLQSSDKEAYHDLAVSQQQLGDVISLCQGKAALNGEALQACGAVAVQQLQRLSWSTSKGCLLPWELVRANWDCTEQTRIRSCLPADSVPLWDRWLRHALLLRKLDVLTCEEVLQVFTPVLVQPNAPYTDKAEVLLRALFNDAPLDLSSTPSDNEDSSSAGLPSIVGDSDDIQPERPAIQRPSLSLAMHGVQSGEEESADQGSLESIPIRETKAYQLLKQSASQVRHWSSKADKEELEEGEDEDDEEGSSLEPPGSLAKEKNRMDWGKNTTTQNSSFRKEKTKAEALSAIQSKAFWGESDDSNSDIEIALRPQSWKSGDDTDDFYD, from the exons ATGCTAAGAGGCACAATGGCTTTTTGCAACAATGAGTACTTTGAGAAAATTGGACATATTCAAGAGAACATGCACGACAT GGAAAAGAGGAGGCTTGAACTAGAAAGAGATCTGTTTTCCTACTGCAGGTCTGACCAACGAGT TGCACAGTTGAAACATGCCAAGCTGCGGCGTTATCTCAAGGAGATCTCTGTGAAAGAGGAGCAAGCCAAAGCAAGAAATCGAGAGCTTCTGAAAAGTGTGGATTCAGTTGCATCACAAGTGGATCGCCTTTGGCCTAATCGCAGCTCACTGCATCACATGAAG ATCGAGTGCTGGAATCGAATTTCCAAACTGAGGGAAAAtcaggagaaacagagagcaaTCTTAAAAAAGAAG AGCAAGGATTTGCCACCATCATCTGCAAAAACTCTTCCACAGCACCAGCCCTCAGTCATCTTCATGGATCGGCCGACCATCGGAGATCCCTGCGTTGATCGTGACACGAGTGTACTCTCACCGTGGCTGTCACACTCGCCGCCTAATCACCACCGGCAACCTTTGCTTCCGAGTGGCCTTTTGAAGGATGCCTGCGTTTCAAAGGCCAGTGCTGGCACAGACTTATCAGATGGCATTCTAGACTTCCTCCAGCTTCCTGATGGTGCCGCTCCGAGCGAGCGTCATGAAAGGAGGACGCCCGGAGTGCCATCTGATTGCGGCTCCCCTGTGAGGGCCGCAGAAGCACCTGCCGAGTCCTCACCTCAAGTGACCTTGAGAGGACCCAAGTCGATCTCGCCTGGACCTGCTCCACAGAGACTTAAGAGGAGCTCCTTGCCACCGTCCAGTTCGCACCAGAATAGTTCCCATGATGCTCCTGTGGACCCAATCTCCCTTCAACGCGACTGTGGAGATGGTCCACTGAGTTCTTTGCACAAGCTTGGCGAGAATTTGGAAATAGCTCAAG GACGTGAGGTGGAATCTAGCCCAGCTCCACCTAGTCCCAGCCTATCCAGTTCCAGTGTTGATATATCGGCAGAGTCTTCTGTGAAGATTGACAGCGACGTCTCAATCTCCATCAGTGATTGTGATCTTCAGAGGTCCGTCAAGACGAGGGTTTCCAGTCTGAGGCACTCAGAAAAGACTAAGGACCTACCCAAGGACAAAACACCACCCAAAGTACCACAGACAACTGTACAAGATGGCTCAGactgctcatctcacagttctGCCACAGACAG GCTGTCATTAGATGGTCTGTCCTATTTGCTTGACCATATCGAAAGATGTCTGCAAAGCAGCGACAAGGAGGCGTACCATGACCTGGCGGTCAGCCAGCAGCAACTCGGCGACGTGATCAG CCTTTGTCAGGGAAAGGCTGCCCTGAATGGAGAGGCACTGCAAGCATGTGGCGCGGTCGCCGTGCAACAGCTGCAGAGGTTGTCATGGAGCACGTCAAAAGGATGCCTATTACCCTGGGAGCTGGTCAGGGCGAACTGGGACTGCACTGAGCAGACACGAATAAG GTCATGCCTGCCGGCTGACAGTGTTCCCCTGTGGGACCGCTGGCTCCGCCACGCCCTGCTGCTGAGGAAGCTGGATGTGCTGACCTGCGAGGAGGTCCTGCAGGTCTTCACCCCTGTCCTGGTCCAGCCCAACGCCCCGtacacagacaag GCGGAGGTGCTGCTGAGAGCACTCTTCAACGACGCCCCTCTGGACTTATCTTCGACCCCATCAGACAACGAGGACTCCTCCTCGGCTGGCTTGCCTTCCATTGTGGGCGACAGCGATGACATCCAGCCTGAGAGGCCGGCCATTCAGAGGCCATCTCTCAGTTTAGCCATGCACG GAGTACAAAGTGGTGAAGAGGAGAGTGCTGACCAGGGCTCGTTGGAAAGTATCCCTATTAGAG agaCAAAGGCCTATCAGTTGCTTAAACAGTCTGCCTCGCAGGTCAGGCATTGGAGCAGCAAGGCAGACAAAGAAGAgctggaggaaggggaggacgAGGATGATGAGGAAGGCTCCAGTCTGGAGCCACCAG GATCGTTAgccaaagaaaaaaatagaatgGACTGGGGGAAGAACACCACTACTCAAAACTCGTCTTTTCG CAAAGAGAAAACCAAAGCTGAGGCCCTTTCAGCCATCCAATCAAAAG CTTTTTGGGGAGAATCAGATGACAGCAATTCGGACATTGAAATTGCCTTGCGTCCTCAGTCTTGGAAGTCTGGTGATGACACTGATGATTTCTACGACTGA